The proteins below come from a single Natrinema sp. SYSU A 869 genomic window:
- a CDS encoding ArsR family transcriptional regulator, with the protein MTRADDAILEFLLNEGNRPLIANPSTVEANIDYKISHVRRRLRALQEGGLVEYDDKDRGLYRITDQGCAYLEGKLDADDLEK; encoded by the coding sequence ATGACACGGGCCGACGATGCGATCCTCGAGTTTCTTCTCAACGAGGGAAACCGGCCCCTCATCGCAAATCCGTCCACCGTCGAGGCCAACATCGACTACAAGATATCACACGTAAGACGACGGTTGCGGGCGCTACAGGAGGGTGGACTCGTCGAGTACGATGACAAGGACCGTGGCCTCTACCGAATCACTGACCAAGGCTGTGCATATCTCGAGGGTAAACTCGATGCCGACGATTTGGAAAAGTAG
- the trmY gene encoding tRNA (pseudouridine(54)-N(1))-methyltransferase TrmY: MRQFVLIGHDVPTEPDFSLDDLAGGAGRLDALCRSITAAFVTSHGIREDVRVHLIAQDELTITFNGSDLQRLNPDERSTAALVRKALEHRDEAIGALPAEPSPGIEVYRRGFEGTLEEIADDGPIVQLHEDGEAVVDVGADALEDGIFVLSDHHDFTAEEAELLEEFADQRLRLGPELLHADQAITVAHHVLDTDGYERF, encoded by the coding sequence ATGCGCCAGTTCGTACTCATCGGTCACGACGTGCCCACGGAGCCCGACTTCTCGCTGGACGACCTCGCAGGCGGGGCCGGTCGCCTCGATGCGCTTTGCCGGTCGATCACCGCCGCGTTCGTCACCTCCCACGGCATTCGCGAGGACGTCCGCGTCCACCTGATCGCCCAAGACGAACTCACCATCACCTTCAACGGGAGCGACCTCCAGCGGCTCAACCCCGACGAGCGAAGCACCGCTGCACTGGTCCGTAAGGCCCTCGAGCACCGCGACGAGGCTATCGGCGCGCTCCCCGCGGAGCCGAGTCCGGGAATCGAGGTGTACCGCCGTGGCTTCGAGGGCACGCTCGAGGAAATCGCGGACGACGGCCCGATCGTCCAACTCCACGAGGATGGCGAGGCAGTCGTCGACGTGGGCGCTGACGCGCTTGAGGACGGGATTTTCGTGCTGTCCGATCACCACGACTTCACTGCCGAGGAGGCGGAGTTGCTCGAGGAGTTCGCCGACCAGCGACTTCGATTGGGGCCCGAACTGCTGCACGCTGATCAGGCGATCACCGTCGCACACCACGTTCTGGATACGGACGGCTACGAGCGGTTCTGA